The Mesorhizobium sp. AR10 genome includes the window ACGACAATAAGAACTAGCATCACCATTACGATTGGAGGCCAGGAACGCGCAAAACGGGCACGCCATTGGTCTCGGGGGCGACGACCTGCTATTGAGCCAGCGATCGTTCGCCGATGACGCCAAATGGCGTGGATGACCAGGATCAGAGTCGGGATGGCCACCAGAAGCGTCCCGGTCAGATCCACAAGGCCGGCTCCAGCGCCCCAAATCCGTAGAGTGGAGACGAGCGCCAGGCCGGCGATGGCCCATCCGCTCACAAAGGAAAGGTCGCGTACGTACGTCGTGAGGTGAGTTTTGCGGTGTCGAAATTCAGGATGATGCGATGCCAGGAGCAGGGCCCTGAGGGCGACTAGCACAATAGCCCCTGCGACCGTCGCTACGGTCCAGAGCCGTAACGTTCGCAGCGAAAGGCCCGAACCGGCAAGAAGCCGCGCGCTGAGCAAACCGATCGCCAGGGCTGCGACCACCGCCGCCGAAAAGTAAAGGAAGCGGCGCCATCCCCCGGTAGTGCTCCGGCTTGCCCGCCGACCAAAGAATTGCAGCACGTTCGCGACAAGCGCGACCACGAGAACGATCTGGAGGCAAAGAAGAACAGCAGACGTCGACGAGGCGGCCAGCACGGCTTGCAAGCTTCTGAACTCGGCAGGAGCCTGCGTCCAACCCAAGGAACGCGCATTCAAGCCATCCATAAAGCGTTCCGCAACTTGCTCAAGACCGGTCATGACCGACATCATATCTGCGTCCATCGTTGGATTGTCGCTCACAGTAGTCGTCCCATTTTGCTGCCCAACGCTGTTCGGTCGTTACGATCACAAGCAGAGGTTATTAGTTGGCACCATCGCCGAACGGCCGTCTTGTTTCCGTTCTTCGGCCCCAGCGAGATGGTCGGCGCCGTTTCCGGCGTGTTTGGGTCGATTGCGGCAATGGGTGCCGCCATCGACGATCCTGCGCCGCCGCCAACCCTCGCTGCAGCCCTGGTCGTCGCGGCGTCTCCGCATCGGCGGAGAGGTGCGCAGCATGAAACCAAAGGCAACGCCGACCTGCCATTGCGGGCTTCGCCAACCGCCATCGGGCCGGTATCGAAGTTCTCCAGAATTTCGATGAAGGAAGCGGCGACTGCTGGCAGGTCGACCTGCCCGACCGTGCCACCAGTATGGTGGGAGAGCGGGGGACGGCGAGGTCGGTCAGCGGCAAAGACTGCGCTATCTGGCATTGTCATTGAAACCGTTGGCAGCGGCGCCCCCTGCCATCACCGCGGCCGCCGATTTTGCGACGCTTCGGCCTCCCGCAGAGCAGTTCCGACTTCAGCGACAAGCCGATCCACCAACTCCTCCCACTCGGCCCTTCTGGCATCGTGAAGTTCAGGCGGCGCGCCTGGTACATTCGACAGGGCAATTTCGGCCTCCAGGAGTTCCTCGCAGATGTCGCGGAACGCCTCGCTGCGGCTTATCAATTTGCGGATCGCAAATTCGGCATGCGGAAAGCGGCGCACTGCCGCCGAATATGCTTGCTTCCAGCCAGGATGCTCGACGTTTGCTGCCATAGCGCCATCCCTCATGCGCTAGAATGCGCATAGTCTTTTTGATGGGGCCAGTATCAGTATGTAAGTTACGTAGTCGGACTGTTGCGTGGTGAAGCTGTATCCGCCCATGACCGAGGATTGATACGCTTGTGACAGGCGGGCATTCCCCAGAAAACCCGCAACGTGGCACTCTCCACTCCCCAAATCCTGCAGACGATTGGGGTGCCTACGCTTGCACGCTCTCCTTCTATGCACATCGAGCTACTCCCGATTGGACTGCACTTTAGGCAATAACGAGCGCCGCCTCGAGCGTCTTGCCGGGACTGCCCTTAGCGAGCTCCCGGCGGGATGAGACGCCACACCGCATAGGGCTTGTAGAACGGATCGAGATGGATGTGCTGGATTTTGCCGTGCCAGGTGAAGCGGTGGCCGGTGACCATGTCCTCCACTTCGATCGAGGCGTCGTCGGGGAGGCCGAACTCCCAAAGCGGCACCTCAAAATCGGCGCCCTGAGCCGAGTGCGGATCGAGGCATACATGGAACAGCAGGAAGTCGACCAAATCGGCCGTGCGCTTGCCGTAGTAGATGATGTTGTCGTTCCAGGCCTTGTAAAAGGCGAGGTGGGTGAAATCCTGCAATGCCCTATGGTTTCGCCGAAGTCGGTTCAGGAACCGGATGTCCCACTGTATGTTGCCGGGCTCATCCATATTCCGTGCGCGGATTTCGTACTTGTCGGAGTTGAGGTACTCCTCCTTGCCTGGAACGGCCTCAGCCTCGCAGATCTCGAAGCCGTTGTAGATCCCGTAATTGCTTCCGAGCGTGCCTGCCAGGATCAGCCTGGCCTGGAAGCCCGGCCTGCCGCTGTGCTGGAGATAGGCGGGGTTGATGTCGGGCGTGTTGGCGAAGAAATTGGGCCGCATGTAGTGGCGGCATTCCTCCTGGGTGAGTTCGGTAAGGTATTCCTCCAGCTCCGCTTTGGAATTGCGCCAGATGAAGTAGGAGTAGCTCTGGTTGAAGCCGACCTTGGCGAGGCGCTTCATAACCTTGGGACGCGTGAAACCTTCGGACAGGAAGATCGCGTCGGGATGCCTGGAGCGGACTTCCCCGATCATCCATTCCCAGAAGGCAAACGGCTTGGTGTGCGGGTTGTCGACCCTGAAGATCTTCACCCCATGGCCGATCCAGAACAGCACGATGTCGCGCAAGGCATGCCAGAGACCTGGGAAGGCGTCGTTGTGGAAGTGGACGTTGACGATGTCCTCGTAACTCTTGGGCGGGTTCTCGGCGAATTTGATGGAGCCGTCCGGCCGCCAGTCAAACCATTCCGGATGCGCCATGATCCAGGGGTGGTCCGGAGAGCACTGGATAGCAAAGTCGATCGCGACCTCCAGCCCGTGCTGCCGGCTGGCAGCCATCAGGCGATGAAAATCCTCGAAGCTCCCCAGTTTCGGATGGATGGCATCGTGGCCTCCGTCCTCCGAGCCGATGGCATAGGGGCTGCCGACATCGCCCGGTTCGGCCTTGAGGCTGTTGTTGCGGCCCTTGCGATTGGTTCTGCCGACCGGGTGGATGGGTGGAAAATAAAGCACGTCGAAGCCGAGATCGCGCACATAGGGCAGGCGGGCGATGACGTCGTCAAAGGTGCCGTGGCGCGCGGGATCACCTGATTGAGAACGCGGGAAAAGCTCGTACCAGGCGCTGAACGCCGCCGCCTTGCGGTCCGCGAAGATCTCAAGAACCTTGTCGTAGTGGCAGAGATTGGTTCTCACCCCCGCACGGCTCATCACGGCGGCCACCGCCCCGGAACTGAGAAGAGCAAGACGCTGCGTGTCGGCAAGCAGAATCTCGAACGACGCGAGCACCTGCTCGAGTTCGGCGGCATCATCTGGGCCTGCCCGGCCAGAACGCGCCGCATCCTGAAGCAGGCAGCGTCCTTCTTCGAGTTCGATGGCAATATTCCTGCCCGCCGCATGTTTCTTGGCTACCTCCTTGCGCCAGGTCGCATAGAGGTCGCGCCATGCGCCGAAGGTGAATTGGTAAAGCCGATTTTCGCCGAGCACGACCGTGGCGCGCCAACGGTCGTTTTCAAAAAGGGTCATCGGCTGCTCGGACCAGCCTTCGGTGCCTGCAGGCCGGTAAAGTAGGCAGGCATCGATCGTCTCGTGACCGTAGCTGAATATGTCCGCCTCGATCAGGACCGGCTCGCCGGCGACACATTTGGCCGGGAAGCGCCCGCCGTCGATCTCGGGGCTCACGCCCTCGATCGCAATCCGGTTGGCCGCCAGGGCGAACAGCGCATCTATCTCTTGTGGCTGACTGCGCGGCTCGCGTGGCCGAAGATCTGCGGAATGCCGGGAACGACGTGTTGCGGCGCTGGCTTTCATTTCACCGTCCAACGCGAAGTGCTTCCCTCCTCGCGTCGGGACTGAGATCGAATGCGTCGGAGTTTTCATCCTCGTCACCTTCCGACTTGTCGCGCTCAGGTGACGTTGAGGCATTGCCTCTCTGCGCGGAAGGTAATTTACTGTATCGGCGAATTCGAAAGTCGGCCCCTCGATGTGATCCTCCTCTTTCGGCAAGCCAAGCAAAAGCTGGACGTCCTTGGAAGTTGCCTATCTCCGTCGAAACCTGTTCTGGCAAGTTCGTCACCCGACCCGGCGCATTTTGGTTCAGCCGGACATGCTCGCGATCGGCGATCTTCGATCCACATAATTGGCTTACCCTGCCGACCACGTAAATTACGTTCCCCCCACAGCCCTCCGCGCGGTAGGCTCATGCTCCCGGTCGTCACCGAAAGCCGCAAGAATGAGAATTGCTCAGGTCGCGCCCCTAGACGAGTCGGTCCCGCCGCGCTTCTACGGGGGGACGGAACGGATCGTGTCGTTCCTGACGGAGGAGCTTGTCAGAAGAGGTCATGAGGTGACCCTCTTCGCTAGCGGGAACTCCGTCACCAATGCGGAACTGGTGCCGCAGGGCGCGACGGGGCTACGCCTCGACCCAATCGAACGACGGTCTTCCATCGCCGCCCATATGGCAATGCTGGATGAAGTTCGCCAGCAGCAGGATCGGTTCGACGTAATTCATTGCCATCTCAGCCATTTTCAACACTTCCCGCTTTTCGAAACGTTTGCAGGAAAGACAGTAACCACGCCGCACGGAAGGCTCGACTACAGCGACCTTCCCAGGACCTATGCGAGGTGGCCGTATTTCTCGCTGAGCTCGATCTCGATGCGTCAGCGCCAACCGCTAGCCGAGGCGCAATGGGTGGGCAACGTCTATCACGGTCTGCCTCTGCATCTTTATCCCGCCACCGACTACGCTCCCCCACAAGACCCCTACCTGGCCTTCCTCGGCCGGATTTATCTCGACAAGCGGCCCGACCGGGCGATCGAGATCGCCAGGTTGAGTGGCATGCGGCTCAAGATCGCGGCGAAGATGGATTACAGCAACCGTGCCTACTGCGAAGAGCTGGTCGAGCAGATGAAAAGCCCCCATGTAGAGTTCCTGGGGGAAGTCGACGAAGCCGGTAAGACGGCCCTTTTCGCAGGCGCGCACGCGCTGCTTTTTCCGATCGATTGGCCGGAGCCTTTCGGTCTTGCGATGATCGAGGCCATGGCATTTGGGGTGCCGGTGATCGCTTGGCCGCAAGGTGCGGTGCCCGAGGTCGTGGATGACGGCGTCACCGGCTTCGTGGTCGACAGCATCGAAAACGCGGTCGCTGCCGTAAAACGGGTCCATTCGCTCGACCGGCGCCAGGTGAGGCGTAGGTTCGAGGAGCGCTTCAGCGCGTCCCGCATGGTCGATGACTACGAGAAGATCTACGCCTCGGTCGCTGCAGGCATGTACGAACCCAAATCCGTCCCGCGGGTCGTTCCGACCGAGGGACGAGAGCGCGATCGGAACAGGAAGGGACGGACGCAACTCAGATCAGCTTGAACTCTCGCCTGAGGCCGCTTTCGCTTTGCGCCCACCTGCCAGAATTTCGCCCAGCTGTTGGTGGGAAAAAAGCGCTGGCTTGCCGATTAACCCCTGGCAATTGAAGCTAGTCATCTGTCAGCTGCCATTTGTCGCCGGGATTGAATTGCCTTATGGCGCCGGCCACAGCCTCCGTTTTCGGGCCAAGGTCGGCTTGGTAGACGATGCCTTGGTGATTGACCGCAAAGGTGTGAACGCCTGTCTCGGCATATTTCACAGGCCAGGCCAGAAGCGCGAAACCCGCGATCATGTTGCCGTTGATGACATAGTTGTAGTCGCCTCCAGCTATGTTTTTGCCCTGGCCATTCAGGATGCGGAAGCGATAACCAAAATAGCCATCGCCTTTCCTGGCCTTGTCGAGAGCTGCCTGGTTGATGAAGTCGCCTGCCGGACTAACGCCATTGGTCTCGTCGGATGGCCAATATAGTCCGTCGGCCTGGCCCTCGCTGCTGACCAGCTTCTGGGCGTACTCCAGCACGCCATCGCCATCGCGGTCTTCCGCGGCGTACTCACGTTGAGCGTCGACGTAGGCGCGGACCGTCTCGATTGCCGCGATCTCATTTTCGCCGACGCGCCGGTTGATGATCTCTTCGATGCCAGCATAGGTATCGAAAGCCCATTTGCCGTCCTTGCCCTTGGTGATTGGGAATGGCAGCGGCCATAGCTTGTCGCCAATGTCGAGTTGCTTGCGGTCGCCAAGATCACGCACAATCACCGTCTTGGCAGCACCTTGCTTGATCTGCTCGTAGGTATCCATCACGCCTTCGCTTGTCCGCAGCTTCGCGGCATCCAGCCCAAGCAATACCGCCAGTCCGTCGAAATCGTCCTTCGCCAGGACCGCTTTGAACGCTTCCACCGCTGCTGAGGGATCATCGAAAAGTAGCGGATCGTTCTTGGCCACGTAGTCCGTGATGCTCTGCACCTCCTGCGCGCTGGCAAAATTTGCAGAACTCGCGCCAATGCCCAAGATCATTCCGACACCGAGCAGGGAACGTAGAACAAGACTCCGGACGCACGTTTTCATGGTCGGTTTTCCTCTCGCCAAAAGTTTTAACGCCTGCGCCCGCCACCGCCCTGCCTGCCACCGCTCGGCCTGATCATCTTGTGGCCGCCTCCGCCGCCGCCGCTGCGAATTCCGCCTCCCATGCTCTTCGCACCGCGGTTGGAGGCAATCTGCTGGCGTTTTCCGGAGCTGACGTTGCCAAGGCCCGAAGGCTTCCTCGGCCTGTTGTCCACTCTCATTGCCGGCTTCGGCTTGCCAACCGCACGATTGATTTTCCCCGACGCCTTGGCGGCAGGGCGGTCATTTTTTCGAACCGAAGCAATTGGCTTGGTGTTGGTTGGCTTTTTGATATCCGGCCTTGACCCCGGAGGCTGGGCTTTCAAACCCTCTCTGATTTGGCGTTGGCGCACGTCCTTCACCTTGCCGGACTTTCCGGCCAGTGTGCTCGCTCGGTCCCTTTTGAGGTCAGACGCCTTGTTGCGCATGCTGTTGCGATCGTTGGTCTTGACCCGGTCGCGCATGCTCGTTTTGTCGAAGTTGGCGAACTGGTTCCTGTCGAAGTTCAGTTTCGAACGGTCGACGTTCTTCCAGTCGACGTCGTTGAAATTGATTTTGCCGTTTATGTTATTGAAGCAATTGTTGCAGTCGATATCGATATCGTTGCCGTCCCAGCGGCCGCCCCACACGCCCCAGTCGTCCCAATCCACTGCCGCGGCCCAGATTGCGCCAGTGACGACACCCGCAAAATAGGGCGCGTTGGGATAGTAGTAGCTCGGGTAGGGGTCGGGATAATAGGAGATCGGAGCAACCGGATAATCGGCAGCATAGAGCATTGCCGGTTCATACTGTGGAACATAGATCGTTTCGGGGCTGGAGGAGCGAATGACGACATTGTCGTTCTCCTCGACCACCTTGATCTTGTCGTCGGACTTGATCACGCCTTTGGCTACAGCTGTGTCGCGCAACTGCTGGATGGCGACCAGCACGTCTTTTTGCTGATATGTCAGTGCGTCGCCAAGCGCCTGGGTCCACTCCAGATCGTCACTCATCATCTTGACGATCTCGGGATAGTTGAGCAACGAGATGACGCTGCCGTCCCAGCTTTCCTTCGGTTTCAAGCTTGCGTTCTTGGCGACCTGATCCAAGAACCGGCTCGCCTCCACGATCTGCAATGGATAGAGCGACGCTTCGGAAACTACTGCGACGAGCTCGTCGGGGTAGAGTGCGATACGGGCTACGAGGACTTCGAGTTCATCCTCGTCAAGCGGTTCGGGAGTTGGGGTTGCCGCTGAGCTGTCGGTAGCAGCGGCCTGATCCTGAGCAATCGCCAAAGAGGGCTGACCCGAGCACATCAAGATCGCGATCACGGCCACGGCGCCGGCATGCCAGCGCGGAAACTTGATCTCCATCGTCATCCTCCCAGGGGCGCCAACCCGGTTGTCAGCGACGTCGTGTCGCCAAGTCCAGAGCGAATGTTCTTGCCTTGGCGCTACGTTGGCGCATTGCTTGCCGATGCGGAAGGTAAGTAACTGTATGCTACGTGCAGAACTGGGATACCCGCCAGTAGATCAGTCGACGCCGAGGCCATCTTTCGGATCGAATTCCCTCGTCAAGCAAAGGTGTTCGAAGGCACCGAGACCTGCTGGATCCGAGCCATGAGATCTCCTTGGGCGTCGAAGGAAGCGGGGGGAATGCCGCCATACCGCTAAGACGAGGCCAGCATGAAACGGAAAAGACATACGGGCGGTGCTGTTACGAGCCCTTCATGACAGCACCCTGTCTTCAGCGCTGCGCCTGGGTCCTGGCCAAAGCAACGCCGCCATGAAGATCGTATAGGCGATGGCCACCACTATGTAGTTGACCCGCGTGGCAAAAGATTCCGCTGCCGACCCCGGCAACGGCGAGACGCCCGTTCCGAACAGGATGAGGAAGATTGTAAGCGCGCCCGCGTAGAGCTTGGCAGCGGGATTGCTCAGCGCTGCGCGGCCGCCAAACAGTAGGCCGGCGAGCAGCACCAGGACAAACAGCCAGGGGATGGTGGGGTGAACCTGCAGCAATCCGAATGCAAAGGATGCGACCACGCCTCCGAGGAGATTGACCACGAAGAGGCCGAAGGCGGCCCTTGCGCTTGCGCTGACGTCGAGCTGCGACAACAGCGATGCGACGGTGATCGGAATGACGATCGCCGTGGCGAGCCCGTCCCGTGTCAGGCAAGCCAGCACGGCGATCAGCAGAATGGCGGCATTGGCGGCGGCATAGCGCGCAGCGCGAGGGTTTGCAGCAGGAGCCGCGGCTTGAACATCGGCGCTGCCTCGGTCGGGTATGACCGCATGGGCAATCCACATCAGGATCGCTCCGCTGACCACGCCCTGTACCAGGATCGACAGGATGGAATCGCCGAGATCGCGGTTGAGCACGGTCAGCAGCGGCACCATCACGGCGACCACCAGGACAAGAAAGATCGCCCCACCCCCCTTGCCGTTCGCCTGCAGGTAGAAACAGACGAAATAGACGAGCCCGAGCAGCAGCAACAGGACCGGTGGCCGATCACCTGTCAGCACCGCGACGGCCTGGAGAAGCGCGCCCGCGACGACAATGAGGATCGCCATTCCCAGGGCCTGTTTCAGCTGCAGCGGGCGGGAACTGGAGATCAGGAACTGCGCCGCGAACAACGGTCCCAGAAAGGGGATGATTGCCCCCGACATAACCGACCATGTGAAGCCGACGGCTACGGCGAACGCGATGCGCAGACCCTTGCGCCTGGCATTGGCGTGCGCAAGGTCGCCGTCAGCTGACATAGGTCAGGACCGACAGCACACGTATCCAGATGCGGCCGATCGCATTGGTCACCGGATTGTCGCCGGTGTAGATCACCACGTTTGCCTGCGACCCGTAGCGCACGCCCTTGGGCCTGCCCTCGTCGAGGATCAGGCGGACGGGAAAGCTCTGTGGCGTTCTCACCCATCCGCTTTCGGTGGAGATCTTGGGCAACCCGGTCTTGGGGTCGACACTTCCCTGGGCGACGCCCATCCCGACGCTCTCGACCGTCGCGCCGAAAACCTGGCCGGGCAAGAGATCGAACAAGACGTCCGCGTGGTTGCCGGCCGCGACGTTCTCCAGGCTGTTCTCCTTGAACGCCGCGGTGATCCACACCGTGCCGACGTCGATGAATGTCATGGCGCTCTGGCCGGCGCCGACAACGCCTCCGACGGAAAGCTGCAGGTTGGTGACGACGCCCTCGGCCGGCGCCAGGACCGTGGTGCGCAGGAGGTCAAGCTGCGCGCGTTCAAGCGCGGCCAGCGACTCCTTCAGCTGCGGATTGTCGGCGCCTGCCGGCCCAAGCTCTTCCTGCGCCTGCTTGAGGTCCGCTTCGGCGGCGACGACCGAGGCATTTGCCTGGTCCACCGCCGCCTTCGCCTCGTCATACTTCGCCTGGGCATAGACGCCGCGCTTGACCAACTCCATGGCCCGGTTGGCCTGCTCCTGGACGTTGTCGCGGATTGCCCTTGCCTCCACGAGGCGTGCCTGGACGGAATCGACGGAGGCTGTCGAAGCGCCGATCGTCTGGCCTACCCGGGCAAGGCGAGCTTCAGCCTCGGCGACGGCCAGTTGGTATTGCTGCGGATCGATGCGAAACAGCATCTGGCCAGGCTTCACGCCGCTGTTGTCGGCCACGCCCACCTCGATGACCCGGCCGGTGACCTCCGGCGCGATGCCGACGACATAGGCGCTGACCGTCGCCTGCGATGAAGAAGGTGTGCGCCTTTCCATGAAGACAGCTATCACGAACAGCAGGCAAGCGAGCAGCAGCACGCCAAGCGCGACCCGGCGCAGCGGGTTGCCCTTCGTCGCTGGCGTATCCGGCCCTTCAGCGGCATTGTCTTGAGAGGTCCCGGTCGCGTCGGACGCCATGGCATCTTCTCCCAGTCAGACTAAAATCTTCTCCCAGTCAGACTAATATCGGGCCATGGGCGGTTGCTTGCTTGGCTGTCAGCTTCGGCCCAGACAACCCCGCAAGGATAAGCTGAGGCGAAGGCACGAGTTAAGCGCCCCTCATCGTGTCCACACTATACGCAGTCTTCAGATGGTTCCAGTCGATCGGGGGTAAGTTACATGTTGGAGCTGCCGGATTTTCGGATCTGCTAGACAATCCGTTTTGGATAACCGACAATTCCTCGCTAGCAGTGTTGTCGAGATCGAGGGACCTTCCGATGGATTTCGCAGTCATTGATGCCGCTCTCGTGACAAAACTTCTCCTGCTTCTGCTGATTGGCATGGGACCGAAGATCGCGCTGGTTCCATTTCTGGAAAAGACCCAGAAATTCGACGCCGAAACCAAGGTCAAGATAGGCCGCCAGATGGTTTTGGCGGCTCTTGTCACGGCTCTGATCCTTTTTGCCACCGGCGCTCTGCTGATGCGACTGCTGCATATCACTGGCGGTGCGGTTGCGGTCGCTGGCGGCATTATCCTGGCGCTCCTCGCGATCAAGATGGCGTCTGGACCGACCGAAAAGCACGGGGAGGATCTGGGCCTGTCCGAGGATCCGGAAAAGATCGCGATTTTTCCCCTTGCCATTCCCTACTTGCTCAACCCCGTCGGCATCACGGTCATTATCATTGCCTCCGGCGAAGTCGTCTCGGTAGCAAGTGCAGTGCTCGTTGTGGGTCTCATCCTGCTCGTCGCCGCATTCGACTACCTGGTGTTCACCAATACCGACGCGCTGGCGAAGCGAATGAAGCCGGCCAGTCTTGTCGTCTCGGAGGTTGTCTTCGGCATTCTCCTGACCGCGGTTGCCGTCCAACTGGTCGTTAGCGGATTGGTCAATCTTGGGATCATCACCGCGAGCGGCGCACACTGATTTCGTGCGCGCCATCCCACCATGAATGATACCGCCATCACCGTTGCCGACACCCATCAGAAGGCGCTGGAGGTCAATCTCGATGCGACGAGTTTCGGCTCGTTCGCCGAGATCGGCGCGGGTCAGGAAGTGGCGCGATGGTTTCTGCGCGTTGGCGCCGCGTCAGGCACGGTGGCCAAGACCGTCTCAGCCTACGACAAGAAAATCAGTGACGACCTCTACGGCTCCGGGACGCGCTACGTGTCCAGGCCGCGGCTTGAGACGATGCTCGATCGTGAATGGAAATCCCTCGTGCAACAGGTCGGTGATGCGCGCGGCAAAGACACGCGCTTGTTCGCTTTCGCCGACACCATCGCCGCCCGCAACTTTGCGGGCACCAACGATTGCCACGGCTGGATCGGGGTTCGCTTTCAGGATCTCCCGCTGGCCGAGGTGAGTGACATTCTGCTGCACGTAAACCTTCGCGACAATGCCAACCCGCTTCAGCAAGAGGCGGTGGGCATTCTGGGTGTGAACCTGCTGCATGCACTGCTGAACGAGCGGGTAACCCCCGACGATTTGCCGGCGAGAATGTTCGACAACCTTGCAAATGACCGCCTCGAAATTGATCAGATCGTAATGCGAGGCAGCGCGTTCGCGGGTTGCCAGATGGACCAACTGCACACGGCCTTGGCACGCGACGGCCGGGCTCAGGCGGTGACGCTGGATCGTGACGGTGAGGCCGTCGCAGCAAACGAATTTCTCTACAAGAAGTCTGTGGTCATCGTACCGTTGGCGAGAGACCCGCGCGACGACCTTTCGCCGGAAGCGATTGCGGCGTGCCTGGAAACGCTCCGCTGCGAGGTCGCCGGGAATCCCGAGGTGAGGGACATCATCGATCTTCGCCTGGTGGTCGTCGATTCTGATGCGCCGTTGCCTGCAATGGGCGAGGGCGCGGCAATGGTGATGCGGGATCGCCTGTTGTATCGCGCCACTGCATTCGTGCGTCGATACACCCAGGCGCCGTTACGTTTCGCGATGCCGCTGCCGGCGCTGATACGGATTTTCGACGATGTGAGATATCAGCACCTGGAGGGCCGCCTGTTCGAGGGTATCGCGCGGCTTTTCGGCTCCGACGTGCGTGTGCTGGCCTATCCATGCCCTCGCGAGAAATTGCTTGACCTGCTCAAGACCGATCCGGGACGCGGTTGGGATGTTGACGGTAGTGGGCAATGGACAACTGCCGATCAGTTGCGTCCCGCACCGCCTCTGCGGCATCTCTATGAATATCTGCTGGCCAGTGGCTTCCTCGTGGCGATGCCTCGCAACTAGGCAGCGTCAGAGTGCGCTGCGGACCACTCAGCCGTGACATGCTGGGCAGCGGCGATGAAGAGGCTGGCGGCAATCCCGAACCATCATCAGCGCCGCCACAACCAAGCGAGGACGCAGAGCGGATCAGGCAGGCTCAACAGATTTGACAGCACCGTCCGTATCGACGAGGCAGCTTGTCTTCTTGCCGCCGGCATCGAGCTCGACCTGATAGGTTTTGGAATCGATCTTGCTCGAGGAGACCGGAAGGATCTTGGCGCTGTCGACGCCGCTCGCCTTGGCGACCGCGTTGGCGCAAAGAAGCTGCAGATCCGCCGGAGCCGTCTCGACCTGGGTCCTCGACATCTGTTCCGGAGCCGGCGGTGGCGTGCTGACGCAAGCGCTCAACGCCACCAGGGACCCAAGCGCTAGGACCAGGATCGAACTTCTCACTGCACGTTTTGCCGACATTGTTTGTCCCTCCGAATGCCGCCTCAAACGCCCTTGTAAAGGGCCGCCCCCTGCATGAGAACGATGACCTTGGCCCCGACCTTGACGCGCGAAGCGAAGTCGGTGATGTCGTCGTTCCTCATCCGGATACACCCAGATGACACGTCGAGCCCGATCGTCCAGGGCTCCGGCGTGCCGTGTATCCGGTAGATCGTGTCCTGATCGCCCTCGTAGAGATAAAGAGCTCTGGCGCCGAGCGGATTGTCGGGCCCTCCAGGCATGCCTGCCGCATGTTTGGCTGCGTTCGGATCACGAGCGACCATTTCGGCCGGGGGCGTCCAGGTCGGCCATTCCGCCATGCGGCCGA containing:
- a CDS encoding MarC family protein, translating into MDFAVIDAALVTKLLLLLLIGMGPKIALVPFLEKTQKFDAETKVKIGRQMVLAALVTALILFATGALLMRLLHITGGAVAVAGGIILALLAIKMASGPTEKHGEDLGLSEDPEKIAIFPLAIPYLLNPVGITVIIIASGEVVSVASAVLVVGLILLVAAFDYLVFTNTDALAKRMKPASLVVSEVVFGILLTAVAVQLVVSGLVNLGIITASGAH
- a CDS encoding HlyD family secretion protein encodes the protein MASDATGTSQDNAAEGPDTPATKGNPLRRVALGVLLLACLLFVIAVFMERRTPSSSQATVSAYVVGIAPEVTGRVIEVGVADNSGVKPGQMLFRIDPQQYQLAVAEAEARLARVGQTIGASTASVDSVQARLVEARAIRDNVQEQANRAMELVKRGVYAQAKYDEAKAAVDQANASVVAAEADLKQAQEELGPAGADNPQLKESLAALERAQLDLLRTTVLAPAEGVVTNLQLSVGGVVGAGQSAMTFIDVGTVWITAAFKENSLENVAAGNHADVLFDLLPGQVFGATVESVGMGVAQGSVDPKTGLPKISTESGWVRTPQSFPVRLILDEGRPKGVRYGSQANVVIYTGDNPVTNAIGRIWIRVLSVLTYVS